From Coffea arabica cultivar ET-39 chromosome 9c, Coffea Arabica ET-39 HiFi, whole genome shotgun sequence, one genomic window encodes:
- the LOC113707959 gene encoding bidirectional sugar transporter SWEET2a isoform X1 produces MLQKKIRKLRISLSCRNCNDQKFEKSIGKMTIQQTGFISTYSVLSEAAGVAGNFFAFVLFVSPMPTFRRIIRRQSTEQFSGLPYVYALLNCLICLWYGMPIISPGIILVATVNSVGAIFQMIYIIIFIAYAERGKKVKMLGLLLAVFAVFSIIICVSLKFFEPPNRQLFVGYLSVLSLISMFASPLFIINLVIKTKSVEYMPFYLSLATFLMSLSFFGYGMFKQDLFISVPNGIGGLLGIIQLVLYFCYSRSSDGGRPRAPLLESYA; encoded by the exons ATGCTTcagaaaaaaatcagaaaattgagAATTAGTCTTAGTTGTAGAAACTGTAATGACCAAAAGTTTGAGAAGAGCATTGGAAAGATGACGATTCAGCAAACAGGGTTTATCTCTACTTATTCAGTTCTCAGTGAAGCAGCTGGAGTTGCAG GAAACTTCTTTGCTTTTGTGCTATTTGTCTCTCCAAT GCCAACCTTCAGAAGGATTATCAGAAGGCAGTCTACAGAACAGTTCTCTGGGCTGCCCTATGTATATGCCCTTTTAAACTGCCTAATATGCCTTTGGTATGGAATGCCTATAATATCTCCTGGCATCATCTTAGTTGCCACAGTGAATTCAGTTGGAGCCATTTTCCAAATGATATACATTATCATTTTCATTGCATATGCAGAGCGAGGCAAAAAG gtaAAAATGTTAGGATTGCTATTGGCTGTTTTTGCTGTATTCAGTATCATAATTTGTGTCAGTCTCAAATTTTTCGAGCCTCCCAACCGGCAACTTTTTGTTGGTTATTTGAGTGTTCTGTCTCTCATATCAATGTTTGCTTCTCCACTATTTATAATT AATTTGGTGATCAAAACAAAAAGTGTTGAGTACATGCCATTTTATCTCTCACTTGCAACTTTTCTGATGagtctttctttctttggaTATGGGATGTTCAAGCAAGATTTATTCATTTCT GTTCCTAATGGGATTGGCGGTTTGCTTGGAATAATACAATTAGTGCTCTATTTCTGTTACAGCAGATCATCTGATGGAGGAAGGCCCAGAGCACCTCTACTTGAATCTTATGCATGA
- the LOC113707959 gene encoding bidirectional sugar transporter SWEET2a isoform X2: protein MLQKKIRKLRISLSCRNCNDQKFEKSIGKMTIQQTGFISTYSVLSEAAGVAGNFFAFVLFVSPMPTFRRIIRRQSTEQFSGLPYVYALLNCLICLWYGMPIISPGIILVATVNSVGAIFQMIYIIIFIAYAERGKKNLVIKTKSVEYMPFYLSLATFLMSLSFFGYGMFKQDLFISVPNGIGGLLGIIQLVLYFCYSRSSDGGRPRAPLLESYA from the exons ATGCTTcagaaaaaaatcagaaaattgagAATTAGTCTTAGTTGTAGAAACTGTAATGACCAAAAGTTTGAGAAGAGCATTGGAAAGATGACGATTCAGCAAACAGGGTTTATCTCTACTTATTCAGTTCTCAGTGAAGCAGCTGGAGTTGCAG GAAACTTCTTTGCTTTTGTGCTATTTGTCTCTCCAAT GCCAACCTTCAGAAGGATTATCAGAAGGCAGTCTACAGAACAGTTCTCTGGGCTGCCCTATGTATATGCCCTTTTAAACTGCCTAATATGCCTTTGGTATGGAATGCCTATAATATCTCCTGGCATCATCTTAGTTGCCACAGTGAATTCAGTTGGAGCCATTTTCCAAATGATATACATTATCATTTTCATTGCATATGCAGAGCGAGGCAAAAAG AATTTGGTGATCAAAACAAAAAGTGTTGAGTACATGCCATTTTATCTCTCACTTGCAACTTTTCTGATGagtctttctttctttggaTATGGGATGTTCAAGCAAGATTTATTCATTTCT GTTCCTAATGGGATTGGCGGTTTGCTTGGAATAATACAATTAGTGCTCTATTTCTGTTACAGCAGATCATCTGATGGAGGAAGGCCCAGAGCACCTCTACTTGAATCTTATGCATGA
- the LOC113708472 gene encoding uncharacterized protein, which translates to MAVTETTVKKDSEVTVPPNLDRKSCESGSRAKLLVSNGCNKRKAEFVLDGEREKRKRLDPVVKQQCRTILETLITHPTGWIFRTPVDPVALNIPDYFSIISHPMDLGTIKSKLAGNRYFSAEEFASDIKLTFSNAMLYNPPDNPVHRMAKELECVFIRRWKLLEAKWKRETACAQQDTFSSKSEKTAQNTMRAFDKKSLEQISSGLEKNAQNRAKPSCKKPQGLISNGIEKKAQDTRKAFSKNSQGVVSNESEKNAQDTKKAFCKNSQGLISGKFEKNAQCKKSDTGLVAKRSMLLEERQKLKKDLIEMLKGKVNGKLQTVLQKFGFFDIRKEKIDVNIDDLQDDILWELKRVLKDSSDASSAKESKDKILSTQTKIQHRESKVIQDRETKTIQDCQSKTMSTHSCRVNADSVCQLTEGSGSGEDEEYTWPSSGLSTTITSAISGECWTPLIDDEQALKKALRIAKLKSRFAETISKANGDKTDAEQERERVKRLQREEELFKARIRGEQLKKEAELKRQRDKEREAARLALQLMEKAVQLEDNLMTLKELEMLTQCSPTFILHGCCPVMVLRRLETGEILNPLEQLGLHIKDDFLEEDDDEETFLTWEGEEGEILG; encoded by the coding sequence ATGGCTGTTACAGAGACTACAGTCAAGAAGGACTCGGAGGTTACAGTGCCGCCGAATTTAGATAGAAAATCATGTGAATCGGGGTCACGTGCCAAACTCTTGGTCTCGAATGGCTGTAACAAGCGTAAAGCTGAATTTGTGCTAGATGGTGAAagggagaaaaggaagagattggACCCTGTTGTGAAGCAGCAGTGTCGAACTATTCTGGAAACGTTGATTACTCATCCTACTGGATGGATTTTTAGGACTCCGGTGGACCCTGTTGCATTGAATATTCCTGATTACTTTTCCATAATCTCGCATCCGATGGATTTGGGGACAATAAAGTCGAAGTTGGCTGGTAATAGATACTTCAGTGCTGAAGAGTTTGCATCTGATATCAAGCTGACCTTCTCAAATGCCATGCTGTATAATCCTCCTGATAATCCAGTTCATCGCATGGCAAAGGAACTAGAGTGCGTTTTCATAAGAAGATGGAAGCTTCTGGAAGCTAAATGGAAACGTGAGACAGCATGTGCTCAGCAGGACACTTTTTCAAGTAAAAGTGAAAAGACTGCTCAAAATACTATGAGGGCTTTTGATAAGAAGTCACTGGAGCAGATTTCAAGTGGCCTTGAAAAGAATGCTCAAAATAGAGCAAAGCCTTCCTGTAAGAAGCCACAGGGGCTGATTTCAAATGGAATTGAAAAGAAGGCTCAAGACACTAGAAAGGCTTTCTCTAAGAATTCACAGGGCGTCGTttcaaatgaaagtgaaaagaatGCTCAAGATACTAAAAAGGCTTTCTGTAAGAATTCACAGGGCCTGATTTCAGGTAAATTTGAAAAGAATGCTCAGTGTAAGAAATCAGATACGGGCTTGGTCGCAAAGAGGTCAATGTTATTGGAGGAAAGGCAGAAGCTTAAGAAAGATCTCATAGAAATGTTGAAGGGAAAGGTGAATGGAAAGTTGCAGACTGTCCTTCAAAAATTTGGTTTCTTTgacataagaaaagaaaagattgatgTGAACATTGACGATCTTCAAGATGACATCTTATGGGAGTTGAAGAGAGTACTGAAAGATTCTTCAGATGCAAGTTCTGCGAAAGAGAGCAAAGATAAAATTTTGTCAACTCAGACGAAAATTCAGCACCGTGAAAGTAAAGTCATTCAGGACCGTGAAACTAAAACTATTCAGGACTGTCAAAGCAAAACTATGTCAACCCACTCATGCAGGGTGAATGCGGATTCTGTTTGCCAATTAACTGAAGGTTCTGGAAGTGGTGAGGATGAAGAATACACATGGCCCAGCTCTGGTCTTTCAACAACAATAACTTCAGCTATTTCGGGTGAATGCTGGACTCCTCTTATTGATGATGAGCAAGCTCTGAAGAAAGCTTTACGCATTGCAAAGCTCAAAAGCCGCTTTGCAGAAACTATTTCTAAAGCAAATGGTGATAAAACAGATGCTGagcaagaaagagagagagtgaaaaGACTGCAACGTGAAGAGGAGCTATTTAAGGCACGAATAAGAGGGGAGCAGTTAAAGAAAGAGGCTGAATTGAAGAGGCAGAGGGACAAAGAAAGAGAAGCTGCTCGGCTTGCATTGCAATTGATGGAAAAGGCTGTTCAGCTGGAGGATAATCTGATGACTTTGAAGGAGCTTGAGATGCTCACTCAGTGTTCTCCCACCTTTATTCTCCATGGGTGTTGTCCTGTGATGGTTCTGAGACGTTTAGAAACTGGTGAAATCTTGAACCCCTTGGAACAGTTAGGCTTGCACATAAAGGATGATTTCTTGGAGGAGGATGACGATGAGGAAACATTCTTGACTTGGGAAGGTGAAGAAGGGGAGATCCTCGGATGA